A stretch of the Meles meles chromosome 19, mMelMel3.1 paternal haplotype, whole genome shotgun sequence genome encodes the following:
- the TK2 gene encoding thymidine kinase 2, mitochondrial isoform X2, whose amino-acid sequence MEVLPEPVPKWRNVRGHNPLGLMYHDACRWGLTLQTYVQLTMLDHHTRPQTSPVRLMERSIHSARYIFVENLYRSGKMPEVDYVVLSEWFDWIVRNIDVSVDLIVYLRTTPETCYQRLQLRCREEETVIPLEYLNAIHHLYEEWLIKGVLFPVAAPVLVIEADHDMQKMLKLFEQNRDRILTPKNQKHDS is encoded by the exons ATGGAG GTATTACCGGAACCAGTGCCCAAGTGGAGAAATGTCCGCGGTCATAATCCTCTG GGGCTGATGTACCACGATGCCTGTCGATGGGGCCTCACGCTGCAGACGTACGTGCAGCTCACCATGCTGGACCACCACACTCGTCCTCAG acaTCACCTGTACGGTTGATGGAGCGGTCGATTCACAGCGCAAGATACATTTTTGTAGAAAACCTATATAGAAG TGGGAAGATGCCCGAAGTGGACTACGTGGTTCTGTCCGAATGGTTTGACTGGATCGTGAGGAACATCGACGTGTCTGTCGATTTGATAG TGTACCTGCGGACCACTCCCGAGACCTGTTACCAGAGGCTGCAGCTAAGATGCAGAGAAGAGGAGACAGTCATTCCCCTG GAGTACCTGAACGCTATTCACCACCTCTATGAGGAGTGGCTCATCAAAGGGGTCCTTTTCCCTGTGGCAGCCCCTGTTCTG GTGATTGAGGCTGACCACGACATGCAGAAAATGTTAAAACTCTTTGAACAAAACCGGGACCGAATATTAACTCCAAAGAATCAGAAACATGATTCATAG